The following coding sequences lie in one Cronobacter universalis NCTC 9529 genomic window:
- the ypdK gene encoding membrane protein YpdK — MGVSVILLLWAGTFALMI, encoded by the coding sequence ATGGGCGTCTCGGTGATTTTACTGTTGTGGGCCGGCACGTTTGCCCTGATGATTTAG
- the alaC gene encoding alanine transaminase, translating into MADFSPKRRFSRIERLPPYVFNITAELKMAARRRGEDIIDFSMGNPDGPTPPHIVEKLCTVAQRPDTHGYSTSRGIPRLRRAISRWYQERYEVEIDPETEAIVTIGSKEGLAHLMLATLDHGDTVLVPNPSYPIHIYGAVIAGAQVRSVPLVEGLDFFNELERAIRESYPKPKMMILGFPSNPTAQCVELEFFEKVVALAKRYDVLVVHDLAYADIVYDGWKAPSIMQVPGARDVAVEFFTLSKSYNMAGWRIGFMVGNQELVSALARIKSYHDYGTFTPLQVAAIAALEGDQQCVRDIAEQYKRRRDVLVKGLHEAGWMVECPKASMYVWAKIPEPYAAMGSLEFAKKLLQDAKVCVSPGIGFGDYGDTHVRFALIENRDRIRQAVRGIKAMFRADGLLPAGAKSAAAQDAE; encoded by the coding sequence ATGGCTGATTTCAGTCCCAAACGCCGTTTTTCGCGTATCGAACGCCTTCCCCCTTACGTTTTTAACATCACTGCTGAGCTGAAAATGGCTGCGCGTCGGCGCGGCGAAGATATTATCGATTTCAGCATGGGCAATCCGGACGGCCCCACGCCGCCGCATATCGTCGAAAAACTCTGCACCGTGGCCCAGCGCCCGGATACGCATGGCTACTCCACGTCGCGCGGTATTCCGCGTCTGCGCCGCGCCATTTCGCGCTGGTATCAGGAGCGCTACGAGGTGGAGATTGACCCGGAAACCGAAGCTATCGTCACCATCGGATCGAAAGAGGGGCTGGCGCACCTGATGCTCGCCACGCTCGATCATGGCGATACGGTGCTGGTGCCGAACCCGAGCTACCCGATCCACATCTACGGCGCGGTGATCGCCGGCGCGCAGGTGCGTTCGGTGCCGCTGGTGGAGGGCTTGGATTTCTTCAACGAGCTGGAGCGGGCGATCCGCGAAAGCTACCCGAAGCCGAAAATGATGATTTTAGGCTTCCCGTCGAACCCGACGGCGCAGTGCGTGGAGCTGGAGTTTTTCGAGAAAGTCGTGGCGCTGGCGAAGCGCTATGACGTGCTGGTGGTGCACGATCTGGCTTACGCCGATATCGTCTATGACGGCTGGAAAGCCCCGTCCATCATGCAGGTGCCAGGCGCGCGCGATGTCGCCGTAGAGTTCTTCACGCTCTCTAAAAGCTACAACATGGCGGGCTGGCGCATCGGCTTTATGGTGGGCAACCAGGAGCTGGTCAGCGCGCTGGCGCGTATCAAAAGCTATCACGACTACGGCACCTTTACGCCGCTCCAGGTGGCCGCCATCGCCGCGCTGGAAGGGGATCAGCAGTGCGTGCGCGATATCGCGGAGCAGTATAAACGCCGCCGCGACGTGCTGGTGAAAGGGCTGCACGAGGCGGGCTGGATGGTCGAATGCCCGAAAGCGTCGATGTATGTCTGGGCGAAGATCCCTGAGCCTTACGCGGCGATGGGCTCGCTGGAGTTTGCCAAAAAGCTGCTGCAGGACGCGAAAGTCTGCGTCTCGCCGGGGATTGGTTTTGGCGACTACGGCGACACCCATGTGCGTTTCGCGCTGATTGAAAACCGCGATCGCATCCGCCAGGCGGTGCGCGGCATTAAAGCGATGTTCCGGGCCGACGGGCTGTTGCCCGCGGGCGCGAAGAGCGCCGCGGCGCAGGACGCCGAATAA
- a CDS encoding DUF1479 domain-containing protein — MTLHIPDLPAAIREIKQQLRQALPNYQAVFAELEADIARQIETIKSETARGESPVPQIQADDIINGRISDAQKARIRERGCCVIKGVFPENQARAWNQEIGDYLERNDFVEKLKNAAEDNYFGTLADSKPQIYGIYWSKPQVEARQHERMKAAQVFLNNLWQTESHGKQHFDPNRVVTYADRTRRRPPRSSSLGLSPHVDGGSVERWLDENFRHVYRHVFSGEWRRYNPFEAEGRVEAREIPSPAVCSMFRTFQGWTALSEQRRHGGTLTLLPVANAMAYILLRALQDDVPEDSLCDAKPGRALSINERWHPLLLTGISSIPDMEPGDTVFWHCDVIHAVENEHQGEFDSNVMYIAAAPWCEKNDAYLKRQWPAFVEGRSPPDFAPDDFEVDFSGRAAEADLTPAGREQLRGA; from the coding sequence ATGACCCTGCACATTCCCGATCTTCCCGCCGCTATCCGCGAGATAAAACAGCAGCTGCGCCAGGCGCTGCCGAACTATCAGGCCGTGTTTGCCGAGCTGGAAGCCGACATCGCGCGCCAGATAGAAACCATCAAAAGCGAAACCGCACGCGGCGAAAGCCCGGTGCCGCAGATCCAGGCCGACGACATTATTAACGGCCGCATCAGCGACGCGCAGAAAGCCCGCATCCGCGAGCGCGGCTGCTGCGTGATTAAAGGCGTCTTCCCGGAAAACCAGGCGCGCGCCTGGAACCAGGAAATTGGCGATTATCTTGAGCGCAACGATTTCGTCGAAAAGCTCAAGAACGCGGCGGAAGATAACTATTTCGGCACGCTTGCCGACAGTAAGCCGCAGATTTACGGCATTTACTGGTCGAAGCCGCAGGTGGAGGCGCGCCAGCACGAGCGTATGAAAGCCGCGCAGGTGTTTCTGAATAATCTCTGGCAGACGGAGAGCCACGGCAAACAGCATTTCGATCCGAATCGCGTGGTGACGTACGCCGACCGCACCCGACGCCGCCCGCCGCGCTCGTCGTCGCTTGGCCTGTCGCCGCACGTCGATGGCGGCTCGGTAGAGCGCTGGCTTGATGAGAACTTCCGTCACGTTTACCGTCACGTCTTCAGCGGCGAGTGGCGGCGCTACAACCCGTTTGAAGCGGAAGGACGCGTCGAGGCGCGGGAGATCCCCTCGCCTGCCGTCTGCTCCATGTTCCGTACCTTCCAGGGCTGGACGGCGCTCTCCGAGCAGCGCAGGCACGGCGGTACGCTGACGCTGCTGCCGGTGGCCAACGCGATGGCGTATATCCTGCTGCGCGCGTTGCAGGACGACGTGCCGGAGGATTCGCTGTGCGACGCGAAGCCTGGCCGCGCGTTATCCATTAACGAACGCTGGCATCCCCTTTTACTGACCGGGATTTCCTCAATTCCCGATATGGAACCGGGCGATACCGTGTTCTGGCACTGCGACGTTATTCACGCGGTGGAAAACGAGCATCAGGGCGAGTTTGACAGCAACGTGATGTATATCGCCGCCGCGCCGTGGTGTGAGAAGAACGACGCCTATCTGAAGCGCCAGTGGCCGGCGTTTGTGGAAGGCCGCTCGCCGCCGGACTTCGCGCCGGACGATTTTGAGGTCGATTTCAGCGGGCGCGCCGCCGAGGCGGATCTCACCCCTGCCGGACGCGAACAGCTCAGAGGCGCGTAA